A window from Cellulomonas sp. C5510 encodes these proteins:
- a CDS encoding flavodoxin family protein, whose translation MRALVLNCTLKPSPQPSNTDALARVVADALVGHGVEVATVRLVDHHVPPGVESDLGEGDDWPAVRARILESEILVVATPTWVGHPSSVAQRALERMDAMISETDDEGRPVAYNRVAGVVVTGNEDGAHHVISEIAGGLVDIGFTIAPQAWTYWNRGPGPGPDYSATDDGHEWSASTGRAMAQNLVGVARALAGAPLGPPAS comes from the coding sequence ATGAGAGCCCTCGTCCTGAACTGCACGCTGAAGCCGTCGCCGCAGCCGTCGAACACCGACGCCCTCGCCCGCGTGGTCGCGGACGCCCTCGTCGGGCACGGGGTGGAGGTCGCCACCGTCCGCCTGGTCGACCACCACGTCCCGCCCGGCGTCGAGTCCGACCTCGGCGAGGGCGACGACTGGCCCGCCGTCCGCGCCCGCATCCTCGAGTCCGAGATCCTGGTGGTCGCGACCCCCACCTGGGTCGGCCACCCGTCGTCGGTCGCGCAGCGGGCGCTGGAGCGCATGGACGCGATGATCTCCGAGACCGACGACGAGGGCCGACCCGTGGCCTACAACCGGGTGGCCGGCGTGGTGGTGACGGGGAACGAGGACGGCGCGCACCACGTGATCTCGGAGATCGCGGGCGGCCTCGTGGACATCGGGTTCACGATCGCGCCGCAGGCCTGGACCTACTGGAACCGTGGGCCGGGACCCGGACCGGACTACTCCGCCACGGACGACGGCCACGAGTGGAGCGCGTCGACCGGGCGCGCGATGGCGCAGAACCTCGTCGGGGTGGCGCGGGCGCTCGCCGGTGCTCCGCTGGGCCCGCCGGCGTCGTAG
- the mqo gene encoding malate dehydrogenase (quinone), which yields MSATLAALLSQLEPSWRIEVVERLDGIALESTDAWNNAGTGHAALCELNYTPERPDGSIDIAKAVTINEQFQLSTELWDHLRDAGMLPDDGYRSPVPHLTFVRGADDVDYLRRRHAALTAHPRFAHLEYTEDPGTIAQWAPLVMAGRDPQEPVAATRASDGLDVDYGALARQLIDAVVARGARVRLQHEVRRIRRRRDGGWRLHLVDRSWNASPRRTTLDARFVFIGAGGGALRLLQASGIDEIRGYGGFPISGQFLRTTDPALVGQHRAKVYGKAAVGSPPMSVPHLDTRVVGGSPALLFGPYAGWSMKFLKQGSWTDLLRTVRPGNLVPLVAVALHNLDLLKYLVTEVLASRGARMRSLRAFMPTARDSSWELITAGQRVQVIKRGRGGGVLEFGTELVTAADGSIAGLLGASPGASTAASAMLDLLRRCFPQRYATWEAELVRMMPSLIEDGPDATDAGAAHADPDLETHDPTEPGGAPAGEQGPGRTAADVAPATGPAEREQAGDGDSGPRSRAPGRRPARPALPRRRDTPVA from the coding sequence ATGTCCGCCACCCTCGCCGCGCTGCTCTCGCAGCTCGAGCCCTCGTGGCGCATCGAGGTCGTGGAGCGGCTCGACGGGATCGCCCTGGAGAGCACCGACGCCTGGAACAACGCCGGCACGGGTCACGCCGCGCTCTGCGAGCTGAACTACACGCCCGAGCGCCCCGACGGCAGCATCGACATCGCCAAGGCCGTGACGATCAACGAGCAGTTCCAGCTCTCCACCGAGCTGTGGGACCACCTGCGCGACGCGGGGATGCTGCCGGACGACGGGTACCGCTCGCCCGTCCCGCACCTGACGTTCGTGCGGGGCGCGGACGACGTCGACTACCTGCGACGGCGGCACGCCGCCCTGACCGCGCACCCGCGGTTCGCCCACCTCGAGTACACCGAGGACCCGGGGACGATCGCGCAGTGGGCCCCGCTCGTCATGGCGGGCCGCGACCCGCAGGAGCCCGTCGCCGCGACGCGGGCGTCCGACGGGCTGGACGTGGACTACGGCGCCCTCGCCCGGCAGCTCATCGACGCCGTCGTCGCGCGGGGCGCGCGCGTCCGCCTCCAGCACGAGGTCCGCCGGATCCGCCGGCGCCGGGACGGCGGCTGGCGGCTCCACCTGGTGGACCGTTCCTGGAACGCCAGCCCGCGGCGCACCACGCTCGACGCCCGGTTCGTCTTCATCGGCGCGGGCGGCGGCGCGCTGCGGCTGCTGCAGGCGTCGGGGATCGACGAGATCCGGGGCTACGGCGGCTTCCCGATCAGCGGGCAGTTCCTGCGCACCACCGACCCCGCGCTCGTCGGGCAGCACCGCGCGAAGGTCTACGGCAAGGCAGCCGTCGGCTCGCCGCCGATGTCGGTGCCGCACCTCGACACGCGCGTGGTCGGCGGTTCTCCCGCCCTGCTGTTCGGGCCCTACGCGGGGTGGAGCATGAAGTTCCTCAAGCAGGGCTCGTGGACCGACCTGCTGCGGACCGTCCGCCCCGGGAACCTCGTGCCCCTCGTCGCGGTCGCGCTGCACAACCTCGACCTGCTGAAGTACCTGGTCACCGAGGTCCTCGCCTCGCGCGGGGCGAGGATGCGCAGCCTGCGGGCGTTCATGCCGACGGCGCGCGACTCGAGCTGGGAGCTCATCACCGCCGGGCAGCGTGTGCAGGTCATCAAGCGGGGCCGGGGCGGCGGTGTCCTGGAGTTCGGGACGGAGCTGGTCACCGCGGCCGACGGCTCGATCGCCGGGCTGCTCGGCGCCTCCCCCGGGGCGTCGACCGCGGCGTCCGCGATGCTGGACCTGCTGCGCCGCTGCTTCCCGCAGCGCTACGCCACCTGGGAGGCGGAGCTGGTGCGCATGATGCCGAGCCTCATCGAGGACGGTCCGGACGCCACGGACGCGGGCGCGGCGCACGCCGACCCGGACCTCGAGACCCACGACCCGACGGAGCCCGGCGGGGCTCCCGCGGGGGAGCAGGGCCCGGGCCGGACGGCCGCGGACGTGGCACCGGCCACGGGCCCGGCGGAGCGTGAGCAGGCCGGGGACGGGGACTCCGGCCCGCGGTCGCGGGCCCCGGGGCGCCGGCCCGCGCGGCCCGCCCTGCCCCGACGGCGGGACACCCCGGTCGCCTGA
- a CDS encoding histidine phosphatase family protein has product MTARLLLVRHGESEGNVAATRAERAGDETVGVTTRDADTPLSATGEEQARALGEHLATLTPPRAPQALWCSPYVRARRTAELAVAEAGLDLRPVVDERLRDRELGVLDGLTSHGVSARFPDEATRRDRLGKLYYRPPGGESWADVALRLRSLLADLVRAESGTDRTVLVVCHDAVIWLLRYVAEGMTEEELMVQVAEHSVRNASLTELTRADGRWRVETFDDVSHLTAQDEPVTEHPGQGDD; this is encoded by the coding sequence ATGACCGCCAGGCTGCTGCTCGTCCGGCACGGGGAGAGCGAGGGGAACGTCGCCGCCACGCGCGCCGAGCGCGCCGGCGACGAGACCGTCGGGGTGACCACCCGCGACGCGGACACCCCGTTGTCCGCGACCGGCGAGGAGCAGGCGCGCGCGCTCGGCGAGCACCTCGCGACGCTGACCCCGCCCCGCGCCCCGCAGGCGCTGTGGTGCTCGCCCTACGTGCGGGCGCGGCGCACCGCGGAGCTGGCGGTCGCCGAGGCCGGGCTCGACCTGCGGCCCGTCGTCGACGAGCGGCTCCGCGACCGGGAGCTCGGCGTCCTGGACGGGCTCACCAGCCACGGTGTGTCGGCACGGTTCCCCGACGAGGCGACCCGCCGCGACCGTCTCGGCAAGCTCTACTACCGGCCACCGGGCGGGGAGTCGTGGGCGGACGTCGCGCTCCGGCTCCGGTCGCTGCTGGCGGACCTGGTCCGCGCCGAGTCCGGCACCGACCGCACCGTGCTCGTGGTCTGCCACGACGCGGTGATCTGGCTGCTGCGCTACGTCGCGGAGGGCATGACCGAGGAGGAGCTCATGGTCCAGGTCGCCGAGCACAGCGTGCGCAACGCGTCGCTCACGGAGCTGACCCGCGCGGACGGCCGGTGGCGCGTCGAGACGTTCGACGACGTGTCGCACCTGACCGCGCAGGACGAGCCCGTGACCGAGCACCCGGGGCAGGGCGATGACTGA
- the adhP gene encoding alcohol dehydrogenase AdhP has translation MMKAAVVRELGAPLVVEERPVPVPGPHEALVKVDYSGVCHTDLHAAHGDWPVKPTPPFVPGHEGVGRVVAVGSEVHDVQVGDRLGNAWLATACGTCRDCLRGWETLCTRQQNSGYSVDGSFAEYMLVDSRYAPRIPEGVDAAGLTAVLCAGVTVYKGLKVADAHPGDWVVVSGIGGLGHMAIQYAAAMGYRVIAVTGSESKRASALEYGAELVVNYRDGDPGEAVHDLVGGAHAALVTAVSESTFPQALSMLRRGGTVSLVGLPPGTFPLSIFDTVLRGLTVRGSIVGTRLDMLEAIDFFARGVVRTKYELRPLDAVNDIFTRMETGAIDGRVVLDMGL, from the coding sequence ATGATGAAGGCCGCCGTCGTCCGCGAACTCGGAGCCCCTCTGGTGGTGGAGGAGCGCCCGGTCCCCGTCCCGGGACCGCACGAGGCGCTCGTGAAGGTCGACTACTCCGGCGTGTGCCACACCGACCTGCACGCGGCGCACGGCGACTGGCCGGTGAAGCCGACGCCGCCGTTCGTGCCGGGCCACGAGGGCGTCGGCCGCGTGGTCGCCGTCGGCTCGGAGGTGCACGACGTGCAGGTCGGTGACCGGCTGGGCAACGCCTGGCTGGCCACCGCGTGCGGCACCTGCCGCGACTGCCTGCGCGGCTGGGAGACCCTGTGCACCCGCCAGCAGAACTCCGGCTACTCCGTGGACGGCTCGTTCGCCGAGTACATGCTGGTCGACTCCCGGTACGCCCCGCGGATCCCGGAGGGCGTCGACGCGGCGGGCCTCACGGCCGTGCTGTGCGCCGGGGTCACGGTCTACAAGGGCCTCAAGGTGGCGGACGCGCACCCCGGCGACTGGGTGGTCGTGTCGGGCATCGGCGGGCTGGGCCACATGGCGATCCAGTACGCCGCCGCGATGGGCTACCGGGTCATCGCGGTGACGGGCTCCGAGAGCAAGCGCGCCTCGGCGCTCGAGTACGGCGCCGAGCTGGTCGTGAACTACCGCGACGGCGACCCGGGCGAGGCCGTGCACGACCTCGTCGGCGGGGCGCACGCGGCGCTCGTCACCGCGGTGAGCGAGTCGACCTTCCCGCAGGCGCTGTCGATGCTGCGCCGGGGCGGGACGGTGTCGCTGGTCGGTCTGCCGCCGGGGACCTTCCCGCTGTCGATCTTCGACACCGTCCTGCGCGGGCTCACGGTGCGCGGCTCGATCGTCGGCACCCGTCTGGACATGCTGGAGGCGATCGACTTCTTCGCCCGCGGGGTGGTGCGCACCAAGTACGAGCTCCGGCCGCTGGACGCCGTGAACGACATCTTCACGCGGATGGAGACGGGCGCGATCGACGGGCGCGTGGTGCTCGACATGGGCCTGTGA
- a CDS encoding CU044_5270 family protein: MSTDDDRKAALAEVAALRAVLHAQGLGTVVDGTDPADRRGAAADDAAIARILAADAGAGDPDGRAPAPRPVRTDAEAAPAPVVPLRARRVRPWWLAATGAAAAVAVAAGFGLSELRTPAPAVATGSPPMLAYPLDPDDLAQGAGEPARETLLELAAVADAQVDPEPRGQVQHTLSQSWLLSTNAQWDGTADSTVDPTVVESWLGPDGSLVSVEWRGTHLDAAGRLGAVDTSPAEAAVDRLRAGSVDPDLVTGLSLDPDTLRAQLRAPLAATGCGPDAPADAGAWCLYRAVTDLSARYVLPSDVEAAVWEALADEPGVTLAGEVVDRTGRRAVAVSVPGAPTDLDPTVRVLLVDRGTGRLSGLEEVVLSSQVLGFAEPTVTQFRYVVTSDMVGEVGGPAARR; the protein is encoded by the coding sequence ATGAGCACCGACGACGACCGGAAGGCCGCCCTCGCCGAGGTGGCCGCCCTGCGCGCCGTCCTGCACGCGCAGGGACTGGGCACGGTGGTCGACGGCACCGACCCCGCCGACCGACGGGGCGCCGCCGCCGACGACGCGGCGATCGCCCGGATCCTGGCGGCGGACGCGGGCGCGGGGGATCCGGACGGCCGGGCCCCCGCCCCCCGACCGGTGCGCACGGACGCCGAGGCGGCGCCCGCTCCCGTCGTGCCGCTGCGTGCGCGGCGGGTGCGGCCGTGGTGGCTGGCCGCCACCGGTGCGGCGGCGGCCGTGGCCGTCGCCGCGGGCTTCGGGCTGTCGGAGCTGCGGACCCCGGCTCCCGCCGTCGCCACCGGCTCGCCGCCGATGCTGGCGTACCCGCTGGACCCCGACGACCTGGCGCAGGGCGCCGGCGAGCCTGCGCGGGAGACCCTGCTGGAGCTCGCGGCGGTCGCGGACGCCCAGGTGGACCCGGAGCCGCGCGGGCAGGTGCAGCACACCCTGTCGCAGTCGTGGCTCCTCAGCACGAACGCGCAGTGGGACGGCACAGCGGACTCGACCGTCGACCCGACGGTGGTCGAGTCGTGGCTGGGGCCGGACGGCTCGCTCGTCTCGGTGGAGTGGCGCGGGACGCACCTCGACGCGGCCGGGCGGCTCGGGGCGGTCGACACCAGCCCGGCCGAGGCCGCGGTGGACCGGTTGCGCGCGGGCTCCGTCGACCCGGACCTGGTCACGGGGCTGTCGCTCGACCCGGACACGCTCCGTGCCCAGCTGCGCGCCCCGCTCGCCGCCACCGGCTGCGGCCCCGACGCCCCCGCGGACGCCGGGGCGTGGTGCCTGTACCGCGCGGTCACGGACCTCTCCGCCCGGTACGTGCTGCCGTCGGACGTCGAGGCGGCCGTGTGGGAGGCGCTCGCGGACGAGCCGGGGGTGACCCTGGCGGGCGAGGTCGTGGACCGCACGGGCCGGCGCGCCGTGGCGGTGTCGGTGCCGGGCGCGCCGACCGACCTCGACCCGACGGTGCGGGTGCTGCTGGTGGACCGCGGGACGGGACGGCTGTCGGGCCTCGAGGAGGTCGTGCTGTCCTCGCAGGTGCTCGGGTTCGCCGAGCCGACCGTCACGCAGTTCCGGTACGTCGTGACCTCGGACATGGTCGGAGAGGTCGGTGGCCCCGCGGCGCGCCGCTGA
- a CDS encoding response regulator transcription factor — protein MRVLVVDDERGLVSALRRGLTAEGFAVDVAYDGQTGLELATDRDYDVLVLDVMLPRRNGYDVVTALRGAGVTTPVLMLSAKDGEHDVADGLDVGADDYLTKPFSFVVLVARLRALLRRPAQVRPAVLTSGDLVLDPAARTVTVAGASVDLTARELALLEYLMRNADRVVGKVELRDHVWDGPGEDGNVVEVYVGYLRRKLGRDAVRTVRGAGYRVGG, from the coding sequence GTGCGGGTGCTGGTGGTGGACGACGAACGCGGGCTGGTGAGCGCCCTGCGCCGCGGCCTGACGGCCGAGGGCTTCGCTGTCGACGTCGCGTACGACGGGCAGACCGGCCTGGAGCTCGCGACCGACCGGGACTACGACGTGCTGGTGCTCGACGTGATGCTGCCGCGGCGCAACGGCTACGACGTCGTCACCGCGCTGAGGGGGGCCGGTGTCACCACCCCGGTGCTCATGCTGAGCGCCAAGGACGGGGAGCACGACGTCGCCGACGGGCTGGACGTGGGCGCCGACGACTACCTGACCAAGCCGTTCTCGTTCGTGGTGCTGGTCGCCCGCCTGCGCGCGCTGCTGCGTCGGCCCGCGCAGGTGCGGCCGGCGGTGCTGACCTCCGGGGACCTCGTGCTGGACCCGGCGGCCCGCACGGTGACCGTCGCCGGCGCGTCCGTCGACCTCACCGCCCGGGAGCTGGCGCTGCTCGAGTACCTCATGCGGAACGCCGACCGCGTGGTGGGCAAGGTGGAGCTGCGCGACCACGTCTGGGACGGCCCGGGCGAGGACGGCAACGTCGTCGAGGTCTACGTCGGCTACCTGCGGCGCAAGCTCGGCCGGGACGCGGTGCGGACGGTCCGGGGCGCGGGCTACCGGGTCGGCGGGTGA
- a CDS encoding ABC transporter ATP-binding protein codes for MTVAPDPGPPSQDVPGENGDLAVRTAGLTKRFRSGQVAVDGIDLAVPRGAVYGFLGPNGSGKTTTIRMLLGLARPTAGRAWLLGSAIPEDAARVLPRVGALVEGPAFHPYLSGRANLARLDAGDATADPRTSRRRADAALDRVGLAAAATKPYRQYSLGMKQRLGLAAALLQPRDLLVLDEPTNGLDPQGTREVRHLVRELADGGATVLVSSHLLAEIEQVCSHVGIMSRGRLLLQGERAELTGRGVARLVVRTRPPQVGAAADVLTSLGLDDVRPDAGGTVTALLGPTPPEKASAALVHAGVDLVGIEVARPSLEQVFVELTGEGFDVAR; via the coding sequence ATGACCGTCGCCCCCGACCCCGGGCCGCCGTCGCAGGACGTGCCGGGTGAGAACGGTGACCTGGCCGTCCGGACCGCGGGCCTGACCAAGCGGTTCCGGTCCGGCCAGGTCGCCGTCGACGGGATCGACCTGGCCGTGCCGCGGGGCGCCGTCTACGGGTTCCTCGGGCCCAACGGCTCCGGGAAGACGACGACCATCCGCATGCTGCTCGGCCTCGCCCGGCCGACCGCCGGGCGGGCCTGGCTGCTCGGCTCGGCGATCCCCGAGGACGCGGCCCGGGTGCTGCCGCGGGTCGGCGCCCTCGTGGAGGGACCGGCGTTCCACCCGTACCTGTCGGGCCGTGCGAACCTCGCCCGCCTGGACGCGGGCGACGCCACCGCCGACCCGCGGACGTCCCGCCGCCGGGCCGACGCGGCGCTGGACCGGGTCGGTCTCGCGGCGGCCGCGACCAAGCCCTACCGGCAGTACTCCCTGGGCATGAAGCAGCGGCTGGGTCTGGCGGCCGCCCTGCTGCAGCCCCGGGACCTGCTGGTGCTCGACGAGCCGACCAACGGTCTCGACCCGCAGGGCACCCGCGAGGTCCGGCACCTCGTGCGGGAGCTCGCGGACGGCGGGGCCACCGTGCTCGTGTCCTCCCACCTGCTCGCGGAGATCGAGCAGGTGTGCTCCCACGTCGGCATCATGAGCCGGGGCCGGCTGCTGCTCCAGGGCGAGCGCGCGGAGCTGACCGGGCGGGGGGTCGCGCGGCTGGTCGTGCGGACGCGTCCTCCCCAGGTCGGCGCGGCGGCGGACGTGCTCACCTCGCTGGGGCTCGACGACGTCCGGCCGGACGCCGGCGGGACCGTGACGGCGCTGCTGGGACCGACCCCGCCGGAGAAGGCGTCCGCCGCCCTCGTGCACGCCGGGGTCGACCTCGTCGGGATCGAGGTGGCCCGCCCGAGCCTGGAGCAGGTGTTCGTCGAGCTGACCGGGGAGGGCTTCGATGTCGCGCGCTGA
- a CDS encoding peptidase inhibitor family I36 protein, translating to METSRRTRRARFAAVAAVALALTALAPVAQADEDVSVGARSSGQCASGRFCVWSGTNYSGSFWSTASVGLQDTTVPVAGSVWNRMGVDVRMYSGTGGSGSIRCWNNGQQNGAVSVGSASIRTMTATTC from the coding sequence ATGGAGACCTCCCGCCGGACCCGCCGTGCCCGCTTCGCCGCCGTCGCCGCCGTCGCGCTCGCGCTGACCGCCCTCGCGCCCGTCGCCCAGGCCGACGAGGACGTCTCCGTCGGGGCGCGGTCCAGCGGCCAGTGCGCCAGCGGCCGCTTCTGCGTCTGGTCCGGCACGAACTACAGCGGGTCCTTCTGGTCGACCGCCTCGGTCGGCCTGCAGGACACGACCGTCCCCGTCGCCGGCTCCGTCTGGAACCGCATGGGGGTCGACGTCCGCATGTACTCCGGCACCGGCGGCTCCGGCAGCATCCGCTGCTGGAACAACGGTCAGCAGAACGGCGCCGTCTCGGTGGGCAGCGCCTCGATCCGTACCATGACAGCCACGACGTGTTAG
- a CDS encoding ATP-binding protein: protein MIPVRRWSLRARLTVVTAGLLCLALAVGAVLLSAVVQRSRVAALDDVVRARAATVAALVAGDQVPDALPVAEPGEIVQVLDARGRVVATSPTASRTLPVLPAAELAGLRERAPVVVGAATAYDRAARVAVAVPDPGAGAVVVATVPLAEVQGLVRALRLSLVGVVPVLTAVLALAIWLALGRALRPVERLRSAAAQVARAGGPGALPDPGTDDEVGALARTLNEMLDRLEVAADRQRSFVADAAHELRTPLAALGATLDVARAHPEVYARDELVAELGDEVARMQALVDDLLLLARVGSRPPASQQVDLGEVARDALALAVAAAGRADVRAEVVGGGRARGDAAAVGRVVRNLADNALRHARSAVRVLVADGRVAVVDDGPGVPAADRERVFERFVRLDDARARAAGGSGLGLAIAREVARELGGDVVLTDGAGAVPADGAGGAGLRAELRLPGM, encoded by the coding sequence GTGATCCCCGTCCGCCGCTGGTCGTTGCGCGCGCGGCTCACGGTGGTGACCGCCGGGCTGCTGTGCCTGGCGCTCGCGGTCGGCGCCGTGCTGCTGAGCGCTGTGGTGCAGCGCAGCCGGGTCGCGGCGCTCGACGACGTCGTCCGCGCACGGGCGGCGACGGTCGCGGCGCTCGTCGCGGGCGACCAGGTGCCCGACGCGCTGCCCGTCGCCGAGCCGGGCGAGATCGTGCAGGTCCTCGACGCGCGTGGCCGGGTGGTGGCGACGTCGCCGACGGCGAGCCGCACCCTGCCGGTCCTGCCCGCTGCGGAGCTCGCCGGCCTCCGCGAGCGGGCGCCCGTGGTGGTGGGCGCCGCGACCGCGTACGACCGCGCCGCGCGCGTGGCCGTGGCGGTGCCCGACCCCGGCGCCGGTGCCGTGGTCGTCGCGACGGTGCCGCTCGCCGAGGTCCAGGGGCTCGTGCGGGCGCTGCGGCTGTCGCTCGTCGGGGTCGTCCCCGTGCTCACCGCCGTCCTCGCACTCGCCATCTGGCTGGCCCTCGGCCGCGCGCTGCGGCCCGTGGAGCGGCTGAGGTCGGCCGCCGCGCAGGTCGCCCGGGCCGGTGGCCCCGGGGCGCTGCCCGACCCGGGGACGGACGACGAGGTGGGGGCTCTCGCCCGCACGCTCAACGAGATGCTCGACCGGCTCGAGGTCGCGGCCGACCGGCAGCGCTCGTTCGTCGCCGACGCGGCGCACGAGCTCCGCACCCCGCTCGCGGCGCTCGGCGCGACGCTCGACGTCGCGCGGGCCCACCCGGAGGTGTACGCGCGGGACGAGCTCGTGGCGGAGCTCGGCGACGAGGTCGCCCGCATGCAGGCGCTCGTCGACGACCTGCTGCTGCTCGCGAGAGTCGGCTCCCGGCCGCCGGCCTCGCAGCAGGTGGACCTCGGCGAGGTCGCGCGCGACGCCCTCGCGCTCGCGGTCGCGGCGGCGGGGCGCGCCGACGTGCGGGCCGAGGTCGTGGGCGGGGGCCGGGCGCGAGGCGACGCGGCGGCCGTCGGTCGGGTGGTCCGCAACCTCGCCGACAACGCGCTGCGCCACGCCCGGTCCGCGGTGCGGGTGCTGGTGGCGGACGGTCGCGTGGCCGTCGTCGACGACGGGCCGGGCGTCCCGGCGGCCGACCGGGAGCGGGTGTTCGAGCGCTTCGTGCGGCTGGACGACGCCCGGGCGCGGGCAGCCGGGGGGAGCGGGCTCGGCCTGGCGATCGCCCGGGAGGTCGCGCGTGAGCTCGGCGGCGACGTCGTGCTCACGGACGGCGCCGGGGCCGTCCCCGCGGACGGCGCCGGGGGCGCGGGCCTCCGGGCCGAGCTGCGGCTGCCCGGCATGTGA
- a CDS encoding NAD(P)H-hydrate dehydratase produces MTEAPALTPRLLRGWPLPARDGAKDDRGGVLVVGGARRTPGAAALAGLTALRIGAGRLTLAVAGSVATALAVATPESGVLSLPEDADGSPTGELPPHLADELRRADAVVVGPGLDEPEGSARLVRGVLAELGDADDAPALLLDAFALGVLPGMADEVRLPPGRVVLTPNLAEASRLLDGDAPPPEEAAARVARRWDAVVTCAGRVAHPDGRVWASATGYAGLGTSGSGDVLAGAVAGLLAAGCAPEQAACWGTAVHGAAGDRLAARVGPLGYLARELADEVPAVLVELQA; encoded by the coding sequence ATGACTGAGGCGCCCGCCCTGACCCCGCGCCTGCTCCGCGGCTGGCCGCTGCCCGCCCGCGACGGCGCGAAGGACGACCGCGGCGGCGTCCTGGTCGTCGGAGGTGCGCGCCGCACCCCCGGCGCGGCCGCCCTGGCCGGGCTCACCGCCCTGCGGATCGGCGCGGGCCGCCTCACGCTCGCCGTCGCGGGCTCCGTCGCGACCGCTCTCGCGGTGGCGACGCCCGAGTCCGGCGTGCTCTCCCTGCCGGAGGACGCCGACGGCTCACCGACCGGGGAGCTGCCGCCGCACCTCGCCGACGAGCTCCGCCGGGCGGACGCCGTGGTCGTCGGCCCCGGCCTCGACGAGCCCGAGGGCAGCGCCCGCCTGGTGCGCGGCGTGCTCGCGGAGCTCGGGGACGCCGACGACGCCCCGGCCCTCCTGCTGGACGCGTTCGCGCTCGGCGTGCTGCCGGGGATGGCGGACGAGGTGCGGCTGCCACCCGGCCGCGTGGTGCTGACCCCGAACCTCGCCGAGGCCTCGCGGCTGCTCGACGGCGACGCCCCGCCGCCGGAGGAGGCCGCCGCGCGCGTGGCGCGACGCTGGGACGCGGTCGTCACCTGCGCCGGGCGGGTGGCCCACCCCGACGGACGCGTGTGGGCGTCGGCCACGGGCTACGCGGGTCTGGGCACGTCCGGCAGCGGCGACGTGCTGGCCGGCGCCGTGGCGGGCCTCCTGGCCGCCGGGTGCGCCCCCGAGCAGGCCGCCTGCTGGGGCACCGCCGTGCACGGCGCCGCGGGAGACCGCCTCGCCGCGCGCGTGGGCCCGCTCGGCTACCTGGCTCGCGAGCTCGCCGACGAGGTGCCCGCCGTGCTGGTGGAGCTCCAGGCCTGA
- a CDS encoding RNA polymerase sigma factor, translating to MGTGGDEGAGPADAAGEDDAAAFAAAYRVLAPQVRGYARRQVPDGLAEDVVSETFLVVWRRWREAPREPEQLRPWVFGVARNKILHVREQHGRGLATLSRVAALEPTRPVPGDPADALAAADRARRLLAALPPAEGEAMALTVWAGLTPTEAAEVLGCSVTALTSRLSRARARLGALLAADGVAGTDHGAAEGTSTDRTTRSAGTAFPSSTEQERRGR from the coding sequence GTGGGGACGGGCGGCGACGAGGGGGCTGGGCCAGCCGACGCGGCAGGGGAGGACGACGCCGCGGCGTTCGCCGCTGCCTACCGCGTGCTCGCGCCGCAGGTCCGCGGGTACGCCCGGCGCCAGGTCCCTGACGGGCTGGCGGAGGACGTCGTGTCCGAGACCTTCCTCGTCGTCTGGCGCCGCTGGCGCGAGGCGCCCCGGGAGCCCGAGCAGCTCCGACCCTGGGTGTTCGGCGTCGCGCGGAACAAGATCCTGCACGTGCGGGAGCAGCACGGCCGCGGCCTCGCGACGCTCTCCCGCGTCGCCGCCCTGGAGCCCACCCGCCCGGTGCCCGGCGACCCCGCCGACGCCCTCGCCGCCGCGGACCGTGCGCGCCGGCTGCTCGCCGCCCTCCCGCCCGCCGAGGGCGAGGCGATGGCCCTGACCGTCTGGGCGGGGCTGACACCGACCGAGGCCGCCGAGGTGCTCGGCTGCTCGGTCACCGCGTTGACCTCGCGGCTCAGCCGGGCGCGCGCCCGGCTGGGGGCGCTGCTCGCGGCCGACGGCGTCGCCGGCACGGACCACGGCGCCGCCGAGGGTACGAGCACCGACCGCACCACCCGCAGCGCCGGCACCGCGTTCCCGAGCAGCACCGAGCAGGAGAGGAGAGGCCGATGA